The DNA window TTTTGGTGGCTATATGATCTTCAAAAACATATAAACCGGTATAATCTTCCAAATTTTCCATTTTAAAACTCCATCAATTCTTATTAATTTTTTAAGGAAATTAATAATCTAAATTTAACTATATCTTATTGGTCCTTTGAAACAAGAGATATCGTGATCAAACGATCCCTAATAAATATTAAAATATCGCACAATTTAATGATATTTTGAGGGTTAGATATCAAATTTGAAACCAACATTCTAATTTAATCCTGGTAAGATTTAAATGGACCACTCCACACATGATGTGGATAGATGTCAACCTGTGCATCCATTCAATTCAGGGCATGTTGAATTCAATAGTAATCTTTAATGTTCTTTTTATACTTGTCACGCTTCTTTTTCTTCTTTTTACCAGAATTTTTACCGGATTTGGCATCCTTATCACCAAATTTATCTGGTTTTTTTGATCTTTTAGGGAATGGGTTGTCCTTCGTAATTTCTTCAACCCTCTTCTCATAGTTCTTAACTATTTCAGGATCGTAATCCCCAGAATAAACATCTTTACGAACTGCAAGTGAAATTTTTAAGGCTAGTGTCCTGGCTATTTTTCCCCTAAGCCACCATTTGGCACCCCTGACAGAGGGATGTTGGAAGATGAGTCCATGTTTTGGAGGACGTTCACCTGTCTTTAAATGCCTGAAAAGGGCTTTTTCAGCTCCAAGAACTTGAACAGTTCCAGATGGCATTTTAGAAAGTTTTTCAACACCGCCAACATGTGCTATCAATTTAGCACCCAGTGATGCACCTGCAAGTTCCCTTAGATTGGGGGCAATTTCCCCCATTCTCTCATCAACGTAGGTGTTAAGGGATTTTTTAGTGGTTTGTAGAGAGTGAATGGACGATGCAAATTCCATCACCATCTTAAGATCAGGTTCAGATATGGTTGCACCCACACTTTCTGAAACAAATTTAGGATTAATATCTTCGCTCAATGTTCCAGAGTTAATTATGGTTTCCCTATCACCAAACTCAGAAACTAATTCAGCGTATCTTTCATGATTTTTGATACCATCCATTTCAGGGAAGTGAATGGCGTACCATTCCCTCAGCCTTTCAACCAGTTTGCTTATGGTTTCATCAAGCTCTTCTATTGAATTAATTGCCTGTATCAAGAACATATCCTCAGATTCGGATGCTTTTCTGATTTTGTTGTTGGTGAGATCGATAGAAACCTGCTGTAGTATGGATCTTAGATCTGAATCTTCATCAAGAAATCCAACTGTCAGCAATGTTTCTTCCATGTTTGATCGGAAAAATTCCCCTCCTAAATGGGGTGTTTCAAATTCAAATTTATTACTCTCCTTCAGATGGGAGTATTTGGAATGAGGGAGGCTGGTTTCTATTACCACAGAATCATAGTTGTCCACCATTCTTTTGAGCAAAAATTCTTCTTCAATGCTAAGGTTTCCAGCATCGATCTTTCCTATCCTTTCTATCAGTTTTTCCCTTGGGAAAAGTTCATAATCTAAGACTACACAATTTTCATCTAGGCATATGAATCCTGCAAAGGAGTAGGTTACATAACACTTCATAGATTTAATGTTTAGTATTTTCAAGATTTAAACTTTGTTCAAGGGGTGACAGTAGTGGAAATAGAATTATGTGGTATTAAAATGAAAAATCCCACGATGTTAGCAGCGGGAATATTAGGAAGCACGGCATCATCTCTTAATTGGGCCGCTAAAAGTGGAGCTGGGGCAGTGGTTACGAAATCATTTGGTTTAAATTCCAACAAAGGCTATTCCAACCCCACAACCGTTGAAGTAACTGGCGGTGTCATAAATGCAATTGGACTGTCAAACCCCGGTGTGGAAAATTTTCAAATGGAGTTGAAAAAACTGGATGGATCTGTTCCTGCCATAGCCTCAATTTACGGAGCAAATCCCGATGAATTTTCAAAAATAGCCACCCACATCCAGGAAGATGTGGATGCTATTGAACTCAATGTCTCATGTCCCCATGCCATGGGTGGATGTGGAGCAGCAATTGGTCAGGATCCCCTGCTCACATCCAGCATAGTCAGTGCAGTAAAGGAATCTGTAAATGTTCCAATTTTAGTTAAACTGACTCCAAACGTCACTGACATTGTTGAAGTTGCTGTAAGTGCACAAGATGCTGGTGCCGATGCCTTAACTCTTATAAATTCATTGGGGCCTGGAATGAAGATAGATATCACAACTGGAAAACCAATTTTGAGTAATAGGTTTGGGGGAATGTCAGGACCTGCAATAAAACCGGTGGCAGTTAGATGTGTTTACGATGTTTTCGATGCAGTGGAAATCCCAGTTGTTGGAGTAGGGGGCATAAGGAACTATGAAGACGTATTGGAATTCATATATGCTGGTGCGACTTGTGTTCAGATAGGTACCTCAATTATGTATGAGGGAATGGAAATTTTTGGGAAGGTAGTTAACGACCTTGAAGTATTCATGGAAAAAATGGGATACACAAAACTGGAAGAAATGGTTGGAATATCCCACAAACAATAAAATAATTAAAAAAAACATAAAAGCTGATAAAAATGCACGTTCCAAAAATTGTAGAAATAAAAAGGGTTGTAAAAGAGTCTCCCACAGTAAAAACTTTTATTTTTGATTGGGAGGTGCATGAAGAAGTTCCAGGAAATTTTATGATGGTCTGGAATTTCAAGGATGAAAAACCAATGTCCATCTCACTAATTGATCCAGTTAACAACGAGATCGGAATATCAATAAGGGGAGTGGGAGAGTTTACCAACCAAGTCCATGATCTGAAAGAGGGAGACCTCCTAGGATTGAGAGGCCCCTATGGTAGGGGTTTCCATATGGCAGGTCCTAAAATATTGGCTGTTGGAGGCGGTGTGGGAATGGCACCAATTGTGGCATTTACAGAAGAAGCTTCCAGAAGGGGATTTTCAGTGGATGTAGTGAGCGCTGCAGGCACAGCGAATGAACTACTATTCGTAGAACGAATCAAAAAAACAGGATCAAAACTGTTAACTTGTACAGATGATGGATCCCATGGGTTCTGTGGATTTGGAACTGAACTTGCAGATATTGCCCTGTCTGAAACAAATTATGATATGGTTGTCGCATGTGGGCCAGAGGTTATGATGAAAAAATTGTACAGCACAGTTTTGGAGCTAGATATTCCTGCCCAATTCTCACTCGAAAGGTACATGAAATGTGGAATGGGACTTTGTGGGCAGTGCTGTGTGGATGATCTAGGTTGGAGAGTTTGTGTTGAAGGTCCTGTTTTTTGGTCAGATGAGCTGAAAATGATATCAGAATTTGGGAAATACAAACGTGATGCATCTGGAGTTAAACACAATATTTAATGGATTACCACATACTTAAACAGGGATATAATATGATAAATGGACTTAAAAACAATATAACATCAGCAATTTTTATTATAATATTGTTAATGGTTGTATCAGCTGTTTTACTTACTCCCATGTTGAGCATGGTTGTTTTGGGAGCTATATTTGCGTATGCTATACGTCCACTCTCACGTAAATTGGAACCTTACACCAAGTTTCAGTCAGTAGCAATCTTTGTAGGTATGATAATAGTCATACTTCCTTTAATTATTATATTACTCATATTTATTAACACAATTATATCTGCAGCACCGTCTTTAATTGTTTTTGTAAAAAATCTGAATTTAAGTAGTTTAAACAGTACAACACTTCAAAATTACCCTTTGATTCAACAGAACTTTCCAGGTTCATCATCCTCCCAGATGATCAATTCAGTTGTAAATTCAATATATGTTGGAATGGGTGATGTTGTAAGGAGTGTAACAGAGTACTTGTTAGGGTTTGTCCAGTCGATACCCACACTTCTTTTACAGCTATTCATATTTTTCGCATCAACCTTTTACTTTGCAAGGGACGGTGACAGAATATGGGAATATCTGAACTACATAATACCCGACGATAGGAAACATTACTTCAAAACACTTTTAAAAGAGATTGATCTGGTATTGAAGAGCATATTCTTTGGACACTTTGTAACAGCAGCTTTGACAGGAATAATATCCGGCATTGGATTTTGGATAATGGGATATCCATACCCTCTATTTCTGGGAACTTTAACTGGATTCTTCCAACTAATGCCAATTATTGGGCACTGGCCAACAATTGTGGCTCTGGCATTGTATGACTTAGTCATAGGAAACTTTTTAAGGGCAGCAGCAGTTATTTCACTCGGAGTTCTCTTGAGTTTGATGGATATGTACGTCAGACCGAAGGTGGCTGGAAAGTATGCAGATATCCATCCTCTCATATTCCTTTTGGGTTTTATCTGCGGACCCCTTGTACTTGGACTCGTAGGATTCATTATTGGACCCCTTGTACTTGGAGTAACCTACGCCGCAGTTGTGGCATACAAAAAGGAAAACCAGGATAAGAACCCCGAAAAATTAATAGACTCCAAAGACGCTGTAAAAAAAGATGGTAGTAACTGAAACTACCTTAAATTTATTTATACTAATTTTATTTCGATGGAATTTGCATTGATGCTGTGTGTGGATCCTGATGAATCAGTGAAACTCACTGAAAAACCACCTATTGAAAATGGATTGGATACTGTTGAATTTGGACCGAAATCTGCTTGAACTTCTTCATCAGTTGGTATGTGTAATGTGTAGCTGTAACTTTTTGTTTCATTGACATTCAATGTTCCTATGGTATTTTCAAAATTTTGAGAACTGATTTTAACATTTTGAACGACAGCACTGCCCTCATTTGAGACAGTGTAATTTATGGTGACATTATCTCCCTTTTTGGCTGTTTCTGGACCTGATTGTTTTGCAACTACCTTAACAGCTCCTGAACTGTTTGATACAGTATTTTGGCTGTTGTTTGCAATTGTGCTGTTGTTGTTAGTCATATTGTTGTTTCCAGTTAAACTAAAAGCAACCACTCCTGCAACCAACAAAACAATTACTACCACTATTAACGCAATTATCTTATTATCCATCATGTTCATCTCCTAGAATAGATACTCAATAGTTAATTTTCAGACTTAATAAATTTTTTGCAACATTTAATATTAAGATGGGCAGATCGACTACAATATAAAAAAAAGCAAATTAAGAATTAGTTTTAAATTTGTCTAACAGATTTGGGGAAATTTTAGCTGAACTTGACTTGTTTGTCATTTCCCAGAATTTCATCGAAATCAAGGCCCTTGTCAAAGGCCAGATCAATATTTACTCTGTAGTTGTTGTTCCTAGTTATGTGCAGATCTTCGAGGCAGATGAATCTCCATTTCTTTCTTAGAAATTTAACTCCAATGTAGGGTTGGGCACCGAATATTTGGGAAAACTCCTTCAAACCGTCTATCTTTTCAGAATCAATATATATTCTCTCCAAGGAAGATGATTTAACTTCAATTGCGAGATATATGCTCCCATTTCCAGCTATAACATCTGGTAATGGTTTTTTGGTTGCACCTCCAGATGCAGGAGCCCGCATGGCTGCACAGTCTGCATCCCAAAGCATTCTGACCAGCTCTCTTTCTTCCCTAGATCCTGTTTTGCTCATGATAATGGTTCCTTACGAACTTACTTTGTACTTTAATTAAAATTAATAGGGGTTGTAACTTTCAATCTTTGTTGCTTGAAACGTCCCATTTTGGTTTTGGTTTTTGATCCATTCCACCCTGGCATCCTTAATTATGATCCGTTTATTTGCAAAAACAATGTCTACTGTTATGTTTGACTGGTTGCGATTAGGATCCATGGTGGTAAATCTTGAAAAGGTACCTGTGTAACGGTAACTATTTTTAACAAACCATTGAATCAGATTAACTCCGTCCATCTTGCCAATCAGCTTACCATCTTGAAACACATCACACCTGTAAGAACCACATGTTCTTTCCATAATTATCATGGAAGCACCATAATCAATATTTTTTCAAACCATTTATAAGTATTTTTCCCAGCAATCTGTTAAAATAAACTGTAAAACAATTTGAAAATTGGCAAATATACAAAAAATTAATTCAAAATTAGTAATAAGAAGGCCGGGGCCGAGATTCGAACCCGAGTCGCGGGATCCACAGTCCCGTAGGATAACCACCTACCCCACCCCGGCACATAATGATTTATATAAATATGGGTTGAGTGCAGGGGCAGGGATTCGAACCCTGGTAGGCCTACGCCAACAGGTCCTAAGCCTGTCCCCTTTGGCCAGCTCGGGCACCCCTGCTTTACCTTGCATTATCCAATCATATATGGGGTAATATATCTGATAAAATGTAAAAATGCTCCGTCCGGGATTCGAACCCGAGTCTTCGGCTCGAAAGGCCGAAATGATTGGCCGGACTACACCAACGGAGCAACTGACTAATTTAATAATTTTCTTGGATTTCACTTAATATAAATGGGCCCAATGGGGTTCGAACCCATGGCCGCCCGGTTATGAGCCGGGCGCTCTACCTGGCTAAGCTATGGGCCCAAAGCGCCGCCGACAGGGCTCGAACCTGTGACCAATCGGTTAACAGCCGAACGCTCTACCTACTGAGCTACGGCGGCAAATGCCAAGTAATCCTACAAACTCCTATCAGGTGTTTGTTATAAATTAAAACATAGCACACCAAGATGTATTCTTAAGGTTGATATTTATCCTATATAAAGGTTTTGGATTTAACAAATATTCTAAACAATTTGTTAGGCTACATTAATTCCATTCTACATTTGCTGTTCTATGATATAAAGCTAATCATTATATGGTGTTGTGGACTACCAATTCCCAGGGGTATGAAATTCAGGCACATGCATTTAATGATCTGAAATATAATAGTTTTTGAAAATTTATGTGTTTTACAGAGTTTCAGAAGTAACTATCACAACGATCTTGGAATCTCTGAGCATTCATCCAAGAATATATATCTGCATGGACCTTAATTTTATACAAAGAAAGATTTCTGAAATTAAAGTTTTGAACTGATTTTATTTAGAAAGGAATAACATGAATCTAATTAACAAAATTGAAACCTACGATGTGCTGGACCTTCTTCAGAAGGCCAACAAGATAAACATTGAAAATCATGGTAATTTGGTAACATTAGAAAGGGCAATTTTTCTTTCATGGTACTGTGAAAAGGGGGATTGTGCTTTCTGTTACATGTCCTCGCAAAAATCTAAAATCAAGGATCCTCAAAAAGCTCGTAGAACTGTGGAATCGGTACTCGCCGAGGCAGAAGTCACACGCAGAATGGGATGGAACATTGAATTTCTTTCAGGGGGTTACGGTCTTTTCAAAACCCCGGAAATTAAAACAATTTCCCAGGAAATATATTCAATCACAGGAAAACCGGTATGGCTTAATTTAGGAATAACCCGTGATATTGAAGGTTTTGGAGATGAAATAGCAGGCATTACAGGTGCAGTTGAAGTGGCCAATCCAGAACTTCACAAAAAGATCTGTCCAAGCAAATCCATAGCAGATATTGTGGACATGCTTGAACTGGCGGGAGATTTAGGCTTTAAAAAGGCTATAACAATCATCTTGGGGTTGGGAGAGAAACCTGAAGATCTGGAATATGTATGGGAATTGATTGAGGATCTCAAAATCCACAGGGTGACATTCTATTCATTGAATCCTCACAAAGACACTGTATATGAGAATTCACCCCAACCCGCTTCACTTTACTATGCAGGGGTTGTTGCAGCCACAAGAATTAAATTCCCTGCTTTAGAGATAGTAACAGGTACATGGATCGATAACCTTGCAAATATCGGTCCACTTTTACTTGCAGGTGCCAATGGCATAACCAAATTTCCATTATTTAAAATGTACGGTACTAGGTATGGTAAGAGAGTTGAAGAAGAGGTTAAATGGGCAGGAAAGGTGCTCCAAGGAACATTTACGGATATTAACAGGTTGGAATGTGAAGATTTTTCCAACGAAACACTAGAACCTCATGTTAACCAGTACATTAGAAGATGTCTTGGGAAAAAGGATCGGTAGCACTGAGCTTCAATCTGTGGCATTAATAATTTTTACAAAAAGTTCTTTAATCATTATTTATTGATACTATGATAAAGATTAAATCCAATGTAAGCCCATTTAGGAACAAAAAAGTAATGGGTATTTTTATTAGGGAACTTGCACCCTTTCAAAAAAAATTTTTTACTTTCATAATTTTAGTGGAGGAATAATCATTAAGATGAAATGCGGACTTGAAATTCATGTTCAGCTTAAAACTGATTCTAAATTATTTTGTAGTTGTCACACTAACTACAAAGATGCTAAGGCCAACACAAACATCTGTCCTGTGTGTTTGAATCAGCCCGGAGCTAAACCATACCCCCCAAACAAAGCAGCTTTGGATGCTGCCATAAAGATAGCTCTGATGTTGGGATGTGACATTTCTCCAGAAGTAACCTACTTCCAACGAAAGCATTACGATTACCCGGATCTTTCATCAGGTTACCAGAGAACTTCCATACCCATTGGAAGTGGAGGGGAACTAAACGGTGTTAGAATTTATGATGTTCACATAGAAGAAGATCCTGGTCAGTACAAACCCGATATGGGAACTGTTGATTTCAACAGATCAGGAATTCCCCTAATTGAGATAGTAACACACCCGGATATGAAATCACCTGAAGAAGCCAGGAAATTTCTGAGGGAACTTATAAGAGTTCTTGATTACAGTGGAAGTGCACGTGGAGAGGGAAGTATGCGTGCGGATGTGAACATTTCCATTGAAGGCGGTAAAAGGGCTGAAATTAAGAATATAAACTCCATCAAAGGGGCTTACAAGGCACTTCAGTTTGAGATGGTAAGGCAGAAAAATCTGTTGAAACGTGGAATAGAGATTAAACAGGAAACTCGTGCTTTTCTTGAATCCCAAATGATCACTGTTCCAATGCGTCTTAAGGAAGAGGCTGAAGATTACAGGTACATTCCTGATCCTGATCTCCCACCTATGCAGGCTGAAGAAGATGCTGTGGAAATCATACGCGAAGCAATGCCAGAACCTGCTCATATAAAAACTGAAAGGTTTGTCAACGAGTACGGCATCAGTAGGGACCATGCAAAGGTAATAACATCTGAATTAGAGCTTGCTGATGCATTTGAAGAAGTTGCAAATTCTGTTGATCCTGAATTTGCTGCACTCTGGATGAGGGATGAACTCAAGAGAGTAATTTACTACAACAAGATGAGCTTCAAAGAGAGTGAAATTACAGCATCACAAATAGTTGATCTACTCAAGATGTTGCAGAATAAGAAGATCACTGCCAAAGCTGGTAAGAGGATCATGGAGAAATTACCAAGAAACTCCCAGATGCCCAGTACCATCGCAGAAGAAATGGGTTTGACAGGTGTTGTTACAGAGGATCAGGTTGTCGATGCAATTAAACAGGTCGTAAAAGAAAACCCTGATGCTGTTTCAGATTACTTTGAAGGAAAGAAAAATGCAATAAATTTCTTGGTGGGGCAGGTTATGCGGCTCACGAGAGGTAAGGCAGATCCTACAGAGACCAACAAATTGTTAGAGGTAGAATTAAACTCAATGTGAACCATTCAATCAAAAGTGACCACTTGATCAGCAAGCCTTAATTTAGAAAACAGATTTTCTAAATTATGAAAATTTAAGGGATCATGATCAAACAGGGTCACAAGAAATTTTGTTTCATAATCATATGCAATGAAATAAATCCCATTAAATTTGTAACAGACAAAAAATCCACTGCCTACAAAATTTTTAGGGATTAAACCAATTTAAATTGAAAACAGAATTTCATCAATAAATTCTAGATAGGAGATTTTTAATGACGAGTTCAGCTCTTGTAAAAGATTACATGACTAAAGAAGTAATTACCGTGAATCCAGAAACTCCTAATGAAGAAGTTATAATGCTCATGAAGGGTACTGGTCACGACGGATTTCCAGTTAAAACAAATGGTGAAGTTATAGGTATGGTAACGGCCTTTGATCTTCTCCTTAAAGAATGGCTCCCTTTGGTTAAAGACATAATGTCCACTGATATAGTGGTGGCTGAAGAGGATATGTCAATAAATGATGCAGCAAGGGTCATGTTTAGAATGGGAATATCTCGACTGCCTGTTATAAATAAAAATTCTAAATTAGTGGGTATTTTAACAAACACAGATATTGTCAGGTCACACATAGAAAGATCAACTCCAATGAAAGTAGATTACTTCAAAAGGACCTTGGAACAACTATATGAAATTGACACCAAAGTTGTTCGTATGAAGGTTCCTATAGATAGGATCAGGCCAACACAGGACAAGATCTACGCAGACGAGCTTCAAGGTAGAACCTATGAAATAAAGAGGGGCCTTGCAGAACCCACAATAATAGCACACACTGGTGATAGATACATCTTGGTGGATGGTCATCACAGAACAGTTGCAGCGTTGAAGCTTGGATGTAAAGATATTGACTCCTACGTGATACAGTTGGACCATGACATACATCTTGGACTAGAAAAAACAGCTGATAAAAATGGTATTTTCTCTTTTAAAGACATTGAAGTCATAGATGATGCTCAACATCCCTTGATTGCAATAACAAGCAGCCTCAGAAAGGAGGCTAGAAAATGAAAAATAAAGATTCCATAATAAGAGAACTTTATCAAGTACTGGAAGAGAGGAGAGATAATCCCATAGATTCATACACCTCCAACATAATGAAGGATTCTGATAAGAAGGCAGAGGATAAAATACTCGAAAAGGTGGGTGAAGAATCTGCAGAACTCATAATCGCATCAAAGAACGATGAAAATTTGGTTTACGAAGCAACGGATCTCATATTTCATGCACTGCTTCTTCTGGTTTACAAGGGAGTTGAAATTGATGACATCTTCGATGAATTTGAAAGGAGAAGGGGTTAACAAAAATTCTCATGTTTGATGTTCTAATTTTGGTTTTCATGGTTAATGGTGAAACAAATGCTTTACAGGGAACTTGGTGTTACTGGTGAGAGATTATCTATCCTAGGTTTGGGATGTATGAGATTACCAGTTAAAAACGGAGATAGTGGACAAGTCGATATGGATCTTGCTGTTCCATTGATAAGAACAGCTATTGATAGTGGAATCAATTATCTGGACACAGGATATCCATATCACAACGGTCAAAGTGAGATTGCAATTTCTAAAGCAGTTAAGGATGGCTACAGGGAAAAGGTATTCATAGCAGATAAATTGCCCATATGGTTAGTTGAGAACAGGCAAGATATGGATAAATACCTTGATGAACAGTTAAAAAGGCTTGGTATTGAGTGTATTGATTTTTATCTTCTTCACACCGTTAAAGAGAGTTACTGGGAAAAAATGATCTCCAACGGTGTACTGGAATTTTTAGATGATGCCAAAGCATCTGGAAAAATAAAGTACACAGGATTTTCATATCATGGTGAACTGGAACTGTTCTTTGATGTTGTTGATTCCTACAACTGGGACATGTGCCAGGTTCAATACAACATTGTTGATCAGAATTATCAAGCAGGAAGGGAAGGCATTCGTTACGCAGCAGCCAATGGCGTAGGAGTAGTTGTAATGGAACCTCTCAGGGGAGGTACTTTGACTAAAAATGTTCCAGAGGAAGTTCAGGAAATATGGGACGAATCTAGGGTGAAAAGGAAGCCAGCTGAGTGGGCACTCAGATTTGTCTGGGATCTCGATGATGTAGATGTTGTGTTGAGTGGAATGAACACCTTGGAAGAACTTAAGCAGAACCTTGAAACTGCTGATCAAGGTTATCCCAACTCTTTAAGTTCTGAGGAAAAGGAGATCATCCGGGAAGTTAAGTCTGTTTACAGCCAGAGAAAACAGTATAACTGTACTCAGTGTGGATATTGTGTTCCATGCCCACAAGGAGTAGATATTCCTGCTAATCTTCTTCAGCTGAACAATGCCTACATGTTTCAAGACGAGGATAATGCTAAAATGAATTATTACATGGGTGTGAAAGAGGAAGAAAGAGCAGTTAACTGCACTGGTTGTGGAGAATGTGAAAAAATCTGCCCACAAATGGTTCCGATCCAAAAAGCACTGATGGATGTGCGCAAAAAATTTGAACAAAATTAATCCAACCAAATTCTTTTTTTTAAATTCTTTCGTATTAAACTGGAAATACACCTGAAAAAAGGGTGATATATAGATTGAAGATTTTAATTTCCATACCATTGGACATTACTAAAATTCATTTAGTTCACTAGTCCAAACTGAACTTCATAAACAATGGAAACTCATTAAACATCTAACCAGATTTAATGAGAAGTGGACATAAAATAAAGTGTCAGTGTACAATTCAATATAATTATAATGCACCGGTGTCTTAATGTCGAGAAGCTAATCTGAAAAAGATTATAAAAAAAAAATATTGAATTAAATGAGGTTATTCTCTGATGGTTTGGACGAACCTGTCCCTGATTTCTTCAGGTTCCATTGGTATCACTGGAACATCAGCATTTCCGGGTTCAACTTTAATATGTACAAAAACAGGGCCTTCAGAACTTAGAGCTTCACTGAAATCAAACTCAGAATTTAGATCGAACGAAAATACATTTTTAAATCCAATTGATCTTGCCACATCTCCCAGTTCAAAGCTTGAAGCATATGTACACTGTGACCCGGTTGATCCATAACATTCATTGTCTAGCACTACCCAAACCAGATTTTTTGGGCTTTGATTGTAAACTGTTACCATGCTACCCATATTCATGAGTACAGATCCATCTCCATCTATCACAACCACCCGTTTAGTTGTAGACATGGCCACTCCAAGACCAATTGAAGATGCAAGACCCATGGATCCCATCATGTAAAACTGATTTGGAGAGTCCTTCAGATGATGCAGTTCTCGGGATGGAAATCCTATGTTACAAACTACCAGTTCATCCGTCAGTTCATATGATAATTTTTCTATGGCATCTATCCTTTTCATAAAACATCACTACCAAAATTTAATATCTAAGAGTATGCCAACTGGGGCTCCGTCAGCTTCTGCCATATTCCAAGCTTCTGGAATAATATTCAAAGCTTCTTCAGGTTTTTTTGGATTGAAATACTTTATTTTTAGGGCATCTAACACCATGGGAGTTGCCTTACCCATGGGAATTTGAGCACCCATAAACTCTCCCTCGGTACCTCTGTGGCTCATTATCATGAGTACTGGAATTTTATAGAGTTCGAACAAAGATGCAAGTGCATTCACTGAATTTCCAAGGCCTGAATTTTGCATTAAAATTCCAGGCTTTTTCCCACCCATGAAGGCACCTGCACAGATTCCAAAACCCTCTTCTTCACGTGTCACAGGAACATGAATTATGGTTGGATCTTCTTCAACCATTCCCATCAACCTTCCTAGATTCACACATGGAAGTGAAACAATGAAATCTATACCTGCTTCTTTAATTGCATCGTAAACTGCTTGACTACTGTCCAAAAAAACACCTTAATTTTTTGTTTAATATTTAGGTTGAATACTAAGTTTTAACACCAAAATGATGTCAATAAATAAAATTTATGATAAATAATAAAAAAAATTATTTAGGATCCGCTTAAAATTTTCTCCAAATCAAAGGATAATTCATCGGATATATCTTTTATCTGACCCATTAAAGTTTCATCAATGGATATTCCATTTTCTTTGCGGTCTTTGATGTTTT is part of the Methanobacterium lacus genome and encodes:
- a CDS encoding dihydroorotate dehydrogenase electron transfer subunit, which encodes MHVPKIVEIKRVVKESPTVKTFIFDWEVHEEVPGNFMMVWNFKDEKPMSISLIDPVNNEIGISIRGVGEFTNQVHDLKEGDLLGLRGPYGRGFHMAGPKILAVGGGVGMAPIVAFTEEASRRGFSVDVVSAAGTANELLFVERIKKTGSKLLTCTDDGSHGFCGFGTELADIALSETNYDMVVACGPEVMMKKLYSTVLELDIPAQFSLERYMKCGMGLCGQCCVDDLGWRVCVEGPVFWSDELKMISEFGKYKRDASGVKHNI
- a CDS encoding radical SAM protein codes for the protein MNLINKIETYDVLDLLQKANKINIENHGNLVTLERAIFLSWYCEKGDCAFCYMSSQKSKIKDPQKARRTVESVLAEAEVTRRMGWNIEFLSGGYGLFKTPEIKTISQEIYSITGKPVWLNLGITRDIEGFGDEIAGITGAVEVANPELHKKICPSKSIADIVDMLELAGDLGFKKAITIILGLGEKPEDLEYVWELIEDLKIHRVTFYSLNPHKDTVYENSPQPASLYYAGVVAATRIKFPALEIVTGTWIDNLANIGPLLLAGANGITKFPLFKMYGTRYGKRVEEEVKWAGKVLQGTFTDINRLECEDFSNETLEPHVNQYIRRCLGKKDR
- a CDS encoding NOP5/NOP56 family protein — its product is MKCYVTYSFAGFICLDENCVVLDYELFPREKLIERIGKIDAGNLSIEEEFLLKRMVDNYDSVVIETSLPHSKYSHLKESNKFEFETPHLGGEFFRSNMEETLLTVGFLDEDSDLRSILQQVSIDLTNNKIRKASESEDMFLIQAINSIEELDETISKLVERLREWYAIHFPEMDGIKNHERYAELVSEFGDRETIINSGTLSEDINPKFVSESVGATISEPDLKMVMEFASSIHSLQTTKKSLNTYVDERMGEIAPNLRELAGASLGAKLIAHVGGVEKLSKMPSGTVQVLGAEKALFRHLKTGERPPKHGLIFQHPSVRGAKWWLRGKIARTLALKISLAVRKDVYSGDYDPEIVKNYEKRVEEITKDNPFPKRSKKPDKFGDKDAKSGKNSGKKKKKKRDKYKKNIKDYY
- a CDS encoding AI-2E family transporter; amino-acid sequence: MDYHILKQGYNMINGLKNNITSAIFIIILLMVVSAVLLTPMLSMVVLGAIFAYAIRPLSRKLEPYTKFQSVAIFVGMIIVILPLIIILLIFINTIISAAPSLIVFVKNLNLSSLNSTTLQNYPLIQQNFPGSSSSQMINSVVNSIYVGMGDVVRSVTEYLLGFVQSIPTLLLQLFIFFASTFYFARDGDRIWEYLNYIIPDDRKHYFKTLLKEIDLVLKSIFFGHFVTAALTGIISGIGFWIMGYPYPLFLGTLTGFFQLMPIIGHWPTIVALALYDLVIGNFLRAAAVISLGVLLSLMDMYVRPKVAGKYADIHPLIFLLGFICGPLVLGLVGFIIGPLVLGVTYAAVVAYKKENQDKNPEKLIDSKDAVKKDGSN
- a CDS encoding dihydroorotate dehydrogenase is translated as MEIELCGIKMKNPTMLAAGILGSTASSLNWAAKSGAGAVVTKSFGLNSNKGYSNPTTVEVTGGVINAIGLSNPGVENFQMELKKLDGSVPAIASIYGANPDEFSKIATHIQEDVDAIELNVSCPHAMGGCGAAIGQDPLLTSSIVSAVKESVNVPILVKLTPNVTDIVEVAVSAQDAGADALTLINSLGPGMKIDITTGKPILSNRFGGMSGPAIKPVAVRCVYDVFDAVEIPVVGVGGIRNYEDVLEFIYAGATCVQIGTSIMYEGMEIFGKVVNDLEVFMEKMGYTKLEEMVGISHKQ
- the hjc gene encoding Holliday junction resolvase Hjc, whose translation is MSKTGSREERELVRMLWDADCAAMRAPASGGATKKPLPDVIAGNGSIYLAIEVKSSSLERIYIDSEKIDGLKEFSQIFGAQPYIGVKFLRKKWRFICLEDLHITRNNNYRVNIDLAFDKGLDFDEILGNDKQVKFS